The Equus asinus isolate D_3611 breed Donkey chromosome 15, EquAss-T2T_v2, whole genome shotgun sequence genome includes a window with the following:
- the SOX12 gene encoding transcription factor SOX-12: MVQQRGARAKRDGGPPPPGPGPAEEGAREPGWCKTPSGHIKRPMNAFMVWSQHERRKIMDQWPDMHNAEISKRLGRRWQLLQDSEKIPFVREAERLRLKHMADYPDYKYRPRKKSKGAPAKARPRPPGGGGGSGGSRLKPGPQLPGRGGRRAAGGPLGGGAAAPEDDDEDDDEELLEVRLVETPGRELWRMVPAGRAARGPAERAQGPSGDGAAVSAASPTPSEDEEPEEEEEEVAAADEGEEETVASGEEPLGFLSRLPPGPAGLDCSALDRDPDLPPPSGTSHFEFPDYCTPEVTEMIAGDWRPSSIADLVFTY, translated from the coding sequence ATGGTGCAGCAGCGGGGCGCGAGGGCCAAGCGGGACGGCGGGCCGCCGCCCCCGGGGCCCGGGCCGGCCGAGGAGGGGGCGCGGGAGCCCGGCTGGTGCAAGACCCCGAGCGGCCACATTAAGAGACCGATGAACGCATTCATGGTGTGGTCGCAGCACGAACGGCGGAAGATCATGGACCAGTGGCCCGACATGCACAACGCCGAGATCTCCAAGCGCCTGGGCCGCCGCTGGCAGCTGCTGCAGGACTCGGAGAAGATCCCTTTCGTGCGGGAGGCGGAGCGGCTGCGCCTCAAGCACATGGCGGATTACCCGGACTACAAGTACCGGCCGCGCAAAAAGAGCAAGGGGGCGCCCGCCAAGGCGCGGCCCCGCccccccggcggcggcggcggcagtggtGGCAGCCGGCTGAAGCCCGGGCCGCAGCTGCCTGGCCGCGGGGGCCGCCGAGCAGCGGGAGGGCCTCTGGGGGGCGGCGCGGCGGCGCCCGAGGACGACGACGAGGACGACGACGAGGAGCTGCTGGAAGTGCGCCTGGTCGAGACCCCCGGGCGGGAGCTGTGGAGGATGGTCCCGGCGGGGCGGGCCGCCCGGGGACCAGCGGAGCGCGCCCAGGGGCCGTCGGGGGATGGGGCGGCTGTCAGCGCCGCCTCCCCGACTCCGTCGGAGGACGAAGAGccggaggaagaggaggaggaggtggcggCGGCGGATGAAGGCGAAGAGGAGACGGTGGCGTCGGGGGAGGAGCCGCTGGGCTTTCTGTCCAGACTGCCCCCCGGCCCCGCCGGCCTGGACTGCAGCGCCCTGGACCGCGACCCGGACCTGCCGCCCCCCTCGGGCACGTCGCACTTCGAGTTCCCGGACTACTGCACCCCCGAGGTTACCGAGATGATCGCGGGGGACTGGCGCCCGTCTAGCATCGCCGACCTGGTTTTCACCTACTGA